In Chelonia mydas isolate rCheMyd1 chromosome 10, rCheMyd1.pri.v2, whole genome shotgun sequence, a single window of DNA contains:
- the PDIA3 gene encoding protein disulfide-isomerase A3 → MALPGSLLLLLALGPCAGRASDVLELGDSDFESGLAERPGLVLVEFYAPWCGHCKRLAPEYEAAATRLKGIVPLVKVDCTANSNTCNKYGVSGYPTLKVFRDGEEAGAYDGPRTADGIVSHLKKQAGPASVALRSVADFEKFISDKDASVVGFFKDAFGDAYSEFMKAASNLRESYRFAHTSEEELIQKYEADGEGVILFRPQRLANKFEDSTLRYTEDKITSGKIKKFLQENIFGICPHMTEDNKDLIQGKDLLVAYYDVDYEKNAKGSNYWRNRVMMVAQKFLDAGHKLYFAVASRKTFGHELSEFGLDSSTGEVPVVAIRTAKGEKYVMQEEFSRDGKALERFLQDYFDGNLKKYLKSEPIPENNDGPVKVVVAENFDDLVNAEDKDVLIEFYAPWCGHCKNLEPKYKELGEKLSKDPNIVIAKMDATANDVPSPYEVRGFPTLYFAPAGNKQNPKKYEGGREVSDFISYLKREATSPPVLLEEEKPKKRKKAQEDL, encoded by the exons GTGTGGGCACTGCAAACGACTAGCCCCGGAGTACGAGGCTGCTGCTACCAGACTGAAAGGAATTGTCCCTCTAGTAAAG GTTGACTGTACAGCAAACTCAAACACCTGTAACAAATATGGAGTCAGCGGCTATCCCACCCTGAAGGTTTTCAGGGATGGTGAAGAGGCAGGTGCCTATGATGGGCCCAGGACAGCAG ATGGGATTGTCAGTCACCTCAAGAAACAGGCAGGACCTGCCTCAGTGGCTCTCCGCTCTGTGGCAGATTTTGAAAAATTCATCAGTGATAAAGATGCTTCTGTGGTGG GCTTCTTCAAAGATGCATTTGGTGATGCTTATTCAGAGTTCATGAAAGCAGCCAGCAACCTAAGAGAGAGCTACCGCTTTGCACATACCAGCGAGGAGGAGCTGATACAGAAGTATGAGGCAGACGGAGA GGGTGTTATCTTATTCCGTCCTCAACGCCTGGCAAATAAATTTGAGGACAGCACTTTGAGGTACACAGAGGACAAAATCACCAGTGGCAAGATCAAGAAGTTTCTCCAGGAGAACAT TTTTGGCATCTGTCCACATATGACGGAAGATAACAAAGACTTGATCCAAGGGAAGGACTTGCTGGTGGCTTATTATGACGTGGACTATGAGAAGAATGCCAAGGGCTCCAACTACTGGCGCAACAG AGTGATGATGGTGGCACAGAAGTTCCTGGATGCTGGACACAAGCTCTACTTTGCTGTTGCTAGTAGAAAAACCTTTGGCCATGAGCTTTCAGAGTTTGGCCTGGACAGCAGCACAGGGGAGGTTCCTGTCGTTGCCATCAGAACTGCCAAGGGAGAGAAATATGTCATGCAGGAGGAATTCTC CCGTGATGGGAAAGCTCTGGAGAGATTCTTGCAGGATTACTTTGATGGTAACCTGAAGAAATACCTGAAATCGGAGCCCATCCCTGAGAACAATGATGGCCCTGTGAAG GTGGTGGTTGCTGAAAACTTCGATGACCTTGTTAATGCAGAGGACAAAGACGTCCTGATTGAGTTCTATGCCCCATGGTGTGGCCACTGCAAGAACCTGGAGCCCAAGTACAAGGAACTTGGAGAAAAG CTCAGCAAAGACCCCAACATTGTCATAGCCAAGATGGATGCTACAGCCAATGATGTGCCTTCTCCATATGAAGTTCGAGG cttcCCCACTCTCTATTTTGCTCCAGCCGGTAACAAGCAGAATCCAAAGAAATATGAG GGGGGCCGGGAGGTGAGCGACTTCATTAGCTACTTGAAGCGGGAGGCGACCAGCccccctgtgctgctggaggaggaaaAGCCCAAGAAAAGGAAGAAGGCCCAGGAGGATCTGTAA